DNA from Pseudocitrobacter corydidari:
TCATCGGTTTTACCCAGCTGCTGATAGCAGGTTTGCAGCATTTCCAGCGTTTCGCTGACCAGTTCTTTATCCTGATCGATGACACGCAGCAGGCTTTCACGCGCTTTGGCGTAATCGCCCTTCGCCATCCAGACGCGGCCCATCATGATAGAGACGCGCGCGCTGGACGGATCGGCAGACGCGCCCTTCTTCAGCAGCGTCATCGCTTTATCCATATCATCGTTGCCCATCTGTTGCAGGGCCAGTTCGCACCAGAAATGGGCGATTTCGCCGCGATGCTTCTCTTTACCGAGTTTCACCAGGCGTTCGGCAACGTCGATAGCCTTTTGCCAGTCGCTGGTCAGTTGCGCGATTTGCAGCAGTTGTTGCAGCGCGCTGATACGGAAATCCGTTTCGTCGACCAATTGGCTGAACATGTCTTCTGCGCGGTCATAGAGCCCGGCGGCCATGTAGTCGCGGCCCAACTGTTGCACCGCCAGCAGACGCTGATCGTAGGTTAGCGAGGCGCTTTCCATTAAGGTTTGGTGGATACGGATGGCACGGTCAACCTCGCCGCGTGAACGGAACAGGTTGCCGAGCGTAAGGTGGGCTTCAACGGTGCCGGTATCCTCTTTTAACATGTCGAGGAACAGGTCTACCGCTTTGTCTTGCTGGTTACTTAAGAGAAAGTTAACCCCTGCCACATAATCACGTGACAAACGGCTTGCTTCGTCCTGTTTGGACTGTTGTGCACTTCTGCGCCCCATATACCAACCATAGGCTGCCGCAACGGGTAAGAGCAGAAACAACAACTCCAGCATAAATCGTTATTCCTTCGTTACTGGCACGGTCGGGTTTACGGACGGCACACTCTCTGGCGCAATCTGATTTTCCAGACGTTTAATTTTACGCTCTGCACGCAGCAGAGAAACACGCACGCGCAGCCAGAACAGGCCACAGACCAGCCAGCCAATCGCAAAACCTACGGCAAACAATACCGCCAGTAATGTTGAAATTCTGAACTCGCCCTGCGCCAGTAAATAGTTAAAGGTCACGAGCTGATCGTTCTGTGCGCCCAGCGTCACTGAAATGACAAAGACCGCTAACACCAATAAGAAAATGAGAAAATATTTCACACGACTTCCCGTTATGTGGCTTTAGCTGATAAATCCCGTTCGATCTATCGCATCAAGCCTTATAAAGTATCATTTTCGCCGCGCAGACGAAATGGAAAAGCACACGGCCAGTTCAGGATTTGAGGGTTAAAAGGGGGAAAATCAACCCTTGCTCAATTTTCCTGCTCGCGTTTCCTGATTTCCTGCGCTTCTTCACCAGGCGGTGACAACGGGCCGCATATTTTTTGTGCAAGCCAGGTCGCCACGGTAACCAGCAGCCAGGACATCAACGTTGCCGCCACTAAATCGCGTGGCCAGTGCATCCCTAACAGCAGACGACTGCCCATAACCGCCGTTGCCCATACCAGCAAAATCGCGATGGTAAACGTGCGCCGACGCGGCCACAGCAGGCCGACGGCGAGTAGCGCCCAACTTGCCGCAAACATGGTATGCCCGGACGGAAACGCAAAACCGGTCTCTTTTTGCCAGTGTTTACGCAAAAAAGATGGAATATCCTGTTGTTGTGCAAGCTGTTCTTCCACCAGCGCGCCGCGATCCTTACGTTTTAAAGTGTAGAACTCATCAACGGGAACATGGTGCGTTTTTTCCAGCCAGATAACAAAAGGCCGTGGTTCCTGAGCCACACTTTTCACCCACGATTTCGCCCCCTGCCCGATCATTATCGCCCCGGCAAGAATCGCGAACAGCATAATCGCCGGGCGCAGGCGAAAGCGCAGACACCATAAAAACCAGCCAAAGAGCACCAAGTGAGTGATAATGCCCCAGGGTTCGGTTACGGTTTCGGTAATCCAGTACAAGGCTTTGAGCCAGGCTGAAGAATTCCCTGGCTGCCACGTCCATCCTGAAATCCATACGGCGAGCGGCATCACTAACAATGCGGCGGCCCCCACGGCGGTACGTCTGGCAATTGTTAGCATAACGGCTCCTTTGTCTCTGAATCCTCAATAATAAACGAATAATAACATAACGGCGAAACTGTCAAAATTGTGCGCTTTAACAGCAGTCACTTGCGCACCATTAGGTGAACCAAAGCACGTTGTGGCAAAATACAAAAAACAGAAAGCGCTACTGGCGCTGACATAATCTGGAGAATCACATGCAGCTTAAACGTGTGGCAGAAGCCAAACTGCCAACCCCCTGGGGCGATTTCCTGATGGTGGGCTTTGAAGAACTGGCAACCGGGCAGGATCACGTCGCCCTGGTTTTTGGTGACATTTCCGGGCAAACACCGGTACTGGCACGCGTTCACTCCGAATGTCTGACGGGCGATGCGCTCTTTAGCCTGCGTTGTGATTGCGGTTTCCAGCTTGAAGCGGCCCTGACGCACATCGCGGAAGAAGGCCGTGGCATTCTGCTTTATCATCGTCAGGAAGGGCGTAATATCGGCCTGCTGAATAAAATTCGCGCCTATGCATTGCAGGATCAGGGCTACGACACCGTTGAAGCCAACCACCAGCTCGGTTTTGCCGCCGATGAGCGCGACTTCACCCTGTGTGCGGATATGTTCAAGCTGCTGGGCGTAGACGAAGTGCGCCTGCTGACCAACAACCCGAAAAAGGTTGAGATCCTGACCGAAGCGGGCATCAATATCGTTGAGCGCGTTCCGCTCATCGTTGGGCGCAACCCGAAAAACGCCTACTATCTCGATACCAAGGCGGCCAAGATGGGCCACCTGTTGAAAGAAGAGTAAACCTGAAGCCCGCCAGCGAACCTGGCGGGCTTTTTTACAGCGAAATATTTTCCTGCGTCTCCCCGTCAAAAATGTGGCATTTGTCCATCTCAAAACGGAACCACACCTGCTGCTGTAACCCGTTGTCGATAATCGGTTTCGCCGCGTCGGAAGCGATACGCGCCGTCAGTTCGAAATCACCGACCTGCAAATAAAGAAAATACTCATGCCCCATATTTTCAATGCGGATTAACTTCCCTCGCCCACAGCTTGTTCCGAACGACGTCGTGGAGACATCAACATATTCCGGGCGAATGCCAAAATGCACCTCTTTATCAACGTAGTGCGCTACTTTCTCCTGCTGACTGGCGTTCAGCGCCAGTAAATCCTCGCCGACGGTGATATGCAGGCCGTCATCGCGACGCACAATTTTTGCCGGTTTGATGTTCATTTCCGGCGCGCCAATAAAGCCCGCGACAAACATGTTTTTCGGTTTGTGGTACAGGTTATCCGGCGTATCCACCTGCATGATGTGGCCCAGCTTCATCACGCAGATACGGTCGCCCATGGTCATCGCTTCGGTTTGGTCATGGGTGACGTAAACGGTGGTTGCCGGTTTGCCCGATTTCTTGAGCTGCTTATGCAAGTCAGAAATACGAATTCGCATCGATGCGCGCAGCTTGGCATCCAGGTTAGAGAGCGGTTCATCGAACAGGAACACGTCCGGTTTTTTGACGATCGCACGACCTACCGCCACGCGCTGCGCCTGCCCGCCGGAGAGCTGACGCGGTAAGCGATCCAGCAGATCTTCCAGTTCCAGCAGTTTGGCAGCATCTTCAACCTGTTGATTAATTTGTTCTTTCGGCAGTTTGCTCAGTTTCAAACCAAACGCCAGATTTTCCCGCACGGTCATGTGCGGATAGAGCGCGTAGTTCTGGAACACCATCGCAATACCGCGCGCTTTTGGCGGCAGATTGTTCACCACTTTTTCGCCGATACGAATTTCACCGCCGCTGATGGTTTCCAGCCCGGCGAGCATACGCAGGGTCGTGGATTTCGCGCAGCCGGAGGGGCCAACAATCACCATGAATTCGCCATCGGCAATGTTCAGGTCGATACCATGTACCGCTTTGAAGCCGTTGGAGTACACCTTTTCCAGTTTATTAAAAATCACTTCAGCCATGATATTCCCTCTTAGCCTTTAATTCCGCTGCTGGATACGCCCTGGACGAAGTAACGCTGCGCCAGGAAGAACACAATGATAGATGGCAAAATGGAGATGCTCGCCATTGCCAGAATTTCGTTCCACGGCGCCCCTTCCGTGACGTCGATGGACATTTTCAGCGCCAGCGCAATCGGATATTTATCCACGCTGTAGACGTAAATCAGCGGACCGATAAAGTCGTTCATCGACCACATAAACTGGAACAGCGCGACCGAGATAATCGCCGGTTTCAGAATTGGCACCAGCACATACCACAACACCTGCCAGGAGTTACAGCCGTCGATTTGCGCAGCCTCTTCCATATCGCGCGGCACGCCGCGCAGGAACTGCACCAGCATAAAGACGAAGAATCCCTGCGTGGCGAACGCTGTTGGCAGGTAAAGCGGCAGATAGCTGTTCAGCATGCCCATTTCGCGGAACATCAGATACTGCGGGATCAGCAACACGGTGCTCGGCAGCAGCATGGTGGCGATGAGCGTGGCAAACCAGAATTTCTTCCACGGGATCTCAAAGCGGGCAAAACCGTAAGCCACTATGGTGGATGAGATAATGGTCAGAATCACTTTCGGGATCACATATTTAAAGGTGTTAATCATGTAGTGACCGAAGTGATATTCCGTGCCCGTTTTCCAGCCGTTGATAAACCCATCCCAGGTGGCGTGTGTCGGCCAGAGGTTCAGGGTGGTGAAAATTTCACTGTTTGGTTTAAACGCGGCGGAGAACATCCACGCCAACGGGTAAAGCATCAGCAAACCGACCAACAGTAAAATCACATAGCGGATATTGCGGCTGATTTTTTCGCGTCGCAGCGTGCGGGCCACCTCATTCGCCGCTTCCGTTGCGGTCGCCGTCATGACATGTTGATCACTCATTTTTACCTCCCTTGTCTGCTGAGTAGAAGACCCAATATTTCGATGACTTAAAGGCCAGCAACGCGAAGATGGCAACAACCAGGAACAGTACCCACGCCAGCGCCGCGCCGTATCCCATATCGAAATACTTAAAGGCGGTATCGTAGATGTAGAGCGAGAACAGGTAGGTGTAGTAGGTTGGGCCGCCGCCGGTGATAACAAACGGCGCGGTAAATTCCTGGAACGCACCGCTGGTTTGCATAATGAAATTGAAGAAAATGACCGGCGTAATCAGCGGCACGGTAATTTTCAGGAACATTTGCCACTTGGTGGCGCCATCGATCATCGCCGCTTCGTATTGCGACTGCGGCACGTTTTGCAGTGCTGCAAGGAAGATAACCATTGAAGAGCCAAACTGCCATACGCTGAGCAGCGTCACAGAAAACAGCGCCAACGGGGGTTCACCCAGCCAGTTGATAGGATCAAGGCCGAATACGCCAGTAAAGCTGTTTAGCAGGCCGTCGATAGCAAACAGTGCGCGCCACAGGACCGCGATGGCGACAGAGCTGCCGAGAATGGATGGAATGTAGTACGCCGTGCGGAAAAAACCGATACCGCGCAGTTTGAAGTTCAGCACGAAGGCAATGAACAACGAAAACATCAGCTTCAGCGGGATGGTCACGAACACATACACAAACGTGACCGCGAGGGATTTCCAGAACAGCGGATCCTCCGACACCATGTAGCGGTAGTTTTCAATGCCGTTAAACTCAGGCGGGCTCATCAAATCATATTGGGTAAAACTCAACAGAAAGGAAGAGACAAAGGGAAAGGCGGTGAACACTAACAATCCAATAATATAGGGTGAGATCCATGCCAACCCTAACCACTTATTTTCATTCATAACAGCCTCGGGACAAATAAATAATGCCGTATCATCCCGTAAAAACCCCACCAACATCGCGATCGTTATCACACTCGAAATAATTCAATCCATTCAACCTGTGATCGCCATCAAACCCTTGCTGCGCCTGATTTTACATATAATCACAGTGAATATATAAAATTCACACACCCATTTTAAGAATCAATATAAATAAAAGCTAATAAAACTAATAAAATGATTAATTATTTTAACCAAAAACTAATAATATTAGTAATATGCACAAAAAAAGCCCGACCGCTTTCGCGCATCGGGCTATTCAACGAACAGGATCAATCCAGCATATTACGGATCACGTAATGCAGGATGCCATCGTTCTGGTAGTAAGTGAGCTCGGTCTGGGTGTCAATACGGCAGCGGCAGGCCAGCGTTTCCGCGGTGCCATCCGCACGGGTCAGCGTCACCGGGATCGTCGCGCCTGGT
Protein-coding regions in this window:
- the lapB gene encoding lipopolysaccharide assembly protein LapB; this translates as MLELLFLLLPVAAAYGWYMGRRSAQQSKQDEASRLSRDYVAGVNFLLSNQQDKAVDLFLDMLKEDTGTVEAHLTLGNLFRSRGEVDRAIRIHQTLMESASLTYDQRLLAVQQLGRDYMAAGLYDRAEDMFSQLVDETDFRISALQQLLQIAQLTSDWQKAIDVAERLVKLGKEKHRGEIAHFWCELALQQMGNDDMDKAMTLLKKGASADPSSARVSIMMGRVWMAKGDYAKARESLLRVIDQDKELVSETLEMLQTCYQQLGKTDEWESFLQRCVEENTGAAAELMLAQVLDQREGGDVAQTYVTRQLQRHPTMRVFHKLMDYHLNEAEEGRAKESLMVLRDMVGEQIRSKPRYRCQKCGFTAYTLYWHCPSCRAWSTVKPIRGLDGQ
- the pgpB gene encoding phosphatidylglycerophosphatase B — protein: MLTIARRTAVGAAALLVMPLAVWISGWTWQPGNSSAWLKALYWITETVTEPWGIITHLVLFGWFLWCLRFRLRPAIMLFAILAGAIMIGQGAKSWVKSVAQEPRPFVIWLEKTHHVPVDEFYTLKRKDRGALVEEQLAQQQDIPSFLRKHWQKETGFAFPSGHTMFAASWALLAVGLLWPRRRTFTIAILLVWATAVMGSRLLLGMHWPRDLVAATLMSWLLVTVATWLAQKICGPLSPPGEEAQEIRKREQEN
- the ribA gene encoding GTP cyclohydrolase II, giving the protein MQLKRVAEAKLPTPWGDFLMVGFEELATGQDHVALVFGDISGQTPVLARVHSECLTGDALFSLRCDCGFQLEAALTHIAEEGRGILLYHRQEGRNIGLLNKIRAYALQDQGYDTVEANHQLGFAADERDFTLCADMFKLLGVDEVRLLTNNPKKVEILTEAGINIVERVPLIVGRNPKNAYYLDTKAAKMGHLLKEE
- a CDS encoding LapA family protein, encoding MKYFLIFLLVLAVFVISVTLGAQNDQLVTFNYLLAQGEFRISTLLAVLFAVGFAIGWLVCGLFWLRVRVSLLRAERKIKRLENQIAPESVPSVNPTVPVTKE
- a CDS encoding ABC transporter ATP-binding protein; this translates as MAEVIFNKLEKVYSNGFKAVHGIDLNIADGEFMVIVGPSGCAKSTTLRMLAGLETISGGEIRIGEKVVNNLPPKARGIAMVFQNYALYPHMTVRENLAFGLKLSKLPKEQINQQVEDAAKLLELEDLLDRLPRQLSGGQAQRVAVGRAIVKKPDVFLFDEPLSNLDAKLRASMRIRISDLHKQLKKSGKPATTVYVTHDQTEAMTMGDRICVMKLGHIMQVDTPDNLYHKPKNMFVAGFIGAPEMNIKPAKIVRRDDGLHITVGEDLLALNASQQEKVAHYVDKEVHFGIRPEYVDVSTTSFGTSCGRGKLIRIENMGHEYFLYLQVGDFELTARIASDAAKPIIDNGLQQQVWFRFEMDKCHIFDGETQENISL
- a CDS encoding carbohydrate ABC transporter permease, which produces MNENKWLGLAWISPYIIGLLVFTAFPFVSSFLLSFTQYDLMSPPEFNGIENYRYMVSEDPLFWKSLAVTFVYVFVTIPLKLMFSLFIAFVLNFKLRGIGFFRTAYYIPSILGSSVAIAVLWRALFAIDGLLNSFTGVFGLDPINWLGEPPLALFSVTLLSVWQFGSSMVIFLAALQNVPQSQYEAAMIDGATKWQMFLKITVPLITPVIFFNFIMQTSGAFQEFTAPFVITGGGPTYYTYLFSLYIYDTAFKYFDMGYGAALAWVLFLVVAIFALLAFKSSKYWVFYSADKGGKNE
- a CDS encoding carbohydrate ABC transporter permease; this translates as MSDQHVMTATATEAANEVARTLRREKISRNIRYVILLLVGLLMLYPLAWMFSAAFKPNSEIFTTLNLWPTHATWDGFINGWKTGTEYHFGHYMINTFKYVIPKVILTIISSTIVAYGFARFEIPWKKFWFATLIATMLLPSTVLLIPQYLMFREMGMLNSYLPLYLPTAFATQGFFVFMLVQFLRGVPRDMEEAAQIDGCNSWQVLWYVLVPILKPAIISVALFQFMWSMNDFIGPLIYVYSVDKYPIALALKMSIDVTEGAPWNEILAMASISILPSIIVFFLAQRYFVQGVSSSGIKG